A stretch of Lathyrus oleraceus cultivar Zhongwan6 chromosome 6, CAAS_Psat_ZW6_1.0, whole genome shotgun sequence DNA encodes these proteins:
- the LOC127096496 gene encoding uncharacterized protein LOC127096496 has product MTLVKKAEESVPGHAARERRSKKKADFVFIVEELTSDEEPLTSIVTPRIAKRPQILKGKTIVFEYSPSREVKRKAGGLKGTPSRSSTGKYPVGPTRSWSKVITPTRKREAVSSSESESDVEKDVQDITPIKTYANKKPHAVMPKAPLDNAYLHYVKNAERWKYVIQRRVALERELEKDSLKCKEVMELIEVVGMMKTVTHFGPCYENLVNEFVVTIPDGYDDMKNVDYGKVYMRGNVVTFSPTVISKFLGRTNVPQAELEATDDQVCKEITTKQVRHYQNKGKLSAGKLSVKYAILHRIGTANSVPTNHTSTISIGLGKFIYVVGTKRAFDFGKYVFEQVLKHAFSTTIKMPICFPSLICGIILNQHHGILLPIDSVNKGNFPLSLHYKLFAGAHVPGIVMTSFQAPDPSTSIKSVIVQLKETCKELEGSIRSSIVIEIKLETLMKDMIEEEKKEAVQGGDGNEGNDDEDYAGENDVDEEKEDEGEEYATTDSDSQEDI; this is encoded by the coding sequence ATGACTCTAGTAAAAAAAGCTGAGGAAAGCGTTCCCGGACATGCCGCTCGTGAGAGAAGAAGTAAAAAGAAAGCTGATTTTGTATTCATTGTTGAAGAACTAACTTCTGATGAAGAACCCCTTACAAGTATTGTTACTCCTAGAATTGCCAAGAGACCGCAGATACTTAAAGGAAAGACAATTGTGTTTGAATATTCTCCCTCCAGGGAAGTGAAGAGAAAAGCTGGTGGTTTGAAAGGAACTCCTTCTAGAAGCTCCACAGGAAAATATCCTGTTGGACCTACTAGATCATGGAGTAAGGTTATTACCCCTACTAGAAAGAGGGAAGCTGTCTCTTCTAGTGAATCTGAGTCTGATGTTGAAAAGGATGTCCAAGACATCACCCCTATAAAGACATATGCTAACAAGAAGCCTCATGCTGTTATGCCAAAAGCTCCACTGGACAATGCTTATTTACATTATGTGAAGAATGCAGAAAGGTGGAAGTAtgtcattcagaggagggtagcCCTGGAAAGGGAACTGGAGAAGGATTCCCTTAAGTGTAAAGAGGTCATGGAACTGATAGAAGTTGTTGGGATGATGAAGACTGTCACACACTTTGGACCTTGCTATGAAAATTTAGTAAATGAGTTTGTGGTGACTATCCCTGATGGATATGATGATATGAAAAATGTTGATTATGGTAAAGTTTATATGAGAGGAAATGTTGTAACATTCTCCCCGACTGTGATCAGTAAATTTCTAGGAAGAACAAATGTACCTCAGGCTGAGCTGGAAGCTACCGATGATCAGGTGTGCAAAGAGATCACGACCAAGCAGGTCAGACATTACCAAAACAAAGGGAAGCTGTCTGCTGGTAAGTTAAGTGTAAAATATGCCATCCTTCATAGGATTGGGACTGCCAACTCGGTGCCCACTaatcatacatcaacaatctctatTGGTCTTGGTAAATTTATTTATGTTGTTGGTACAAAAAGAGCGTTTGACTTTGGAAAATATGTCTTTGAACAAGTGCTGAAACATGCCTTCTCTACTACTATAAAAATGCCCATCTGCTTTCCATCCCTCATCTGTGGAATCATCCTAAATCAACATCATGGTATTTTGCTGCCCATTGACAGTGTGAATAAAGGGAATTTTCCCTTATCACTACACTACAAACTCTTTGCAGGAGCACATGTCCCAGGCATTGTTATGACATCCTTTCAGGCACCTGACCCTTCCACCTCCATAAAGAGTGTCATTGTTCAGCTGAAGGAAACTTGTAAAGAGCTGGAGGGTTCCATCAGATCTAGCATTGTAATAGAGATTAAACTGGAGACATTAATGAAGGATATGAtagaagaggagaagaaggaagcGGTACAGGGTGGTGATGGTAATGAAGGAAATGATGATGAAGATTATGCTGGTGAAAATGATGTTGATGAAGAGAAagaagatgaaggagaagagtatGCAACAACTGACTCAGATAGTCAGGAAGATATCTGA